One Urocitellus parryii isolate mUroPar1 chromosome 8, mUroPar1.hap1, whole genome shotgun sequence DNA window includes the following coding sequences:
- the LOC113176608 gene encoding olfactory receptor 2B11-like: MALINKSHPEEFILLGFAHRPWLELPLFIILLITYPMAMIGNIAIILVSKLDTHLHSPMYFFLTNLSFLDMCYTTSIVPQMLFNLGTSKKTISYLGCIVQLYFFSIMGSTECLLLALMSFDRYVAICRPLHYIFIMNQRVCVLLVSIVWLTGMIYAISEASVTVKLPLCGINKLDHLLCEIPVLIKAACGEKEANELTLSVVCIFIVAVPLCLILASYASIGHAIFKIKSSEGRKKAFGTCSSHLIVVFLFYGPVISMYLQPPSSTSRDQPKFMALFYGVVTPTLNPFIYTLRNKDVKGALGKVMWSIFRPK; the protein is encoded by the coding sequence ATGGCACTGATTAACAAAAGTCACCCCGAAGAGTTCATTCTACTAGGCTTTGCTCACCGCCCTTGGTTAGAACTTCCTTTATTCATTATTCTTCTCATAACATACCCAATGGCCATGATTGGAAACATTGCCATCATTCTGGTATCTAAGTTAGACACTCATCTACACAgtcccatgtatttcttcctcacCAACCTCTCCTTCTTAGACATGTGTTACACCACAAGCATTGTGCCTCAGATGCTGTTTAACTTGGGAACTTCTAAGAAGACCATCAGTTATTTGGGGTGTATAGTTCAGCTTTATTTCTTTAGCATAATGGGGAGCACAGAATGTCTGCTCTTGGCTCTCATGTCTTTtgatcgctatgtggccatctgcagaCCTCTACACTACATCTTCATCATGAATCAGCGAGTCTGCGTCCTATTAGTATCCATTGTGTGGCTGACTGGGATGATCTATGCAATCTCTGAAGCTTCTGTTACAGTAAAGTTGCCACTGTGTGGCATCAATAAACTGGATCACTTGTTGTGTGAGATTCCAGTTCTGATAAAGGCTGCCTGTGGGGAAAAGGAGGCTAATGAGCTCACACTCTCTGTGGTATGCATTTTTATAGTGGCTGTTCCTCTGTGTTTAATTCTTGCCTCCTATGCTAGTATTGGACATgccatatttaaaatcaaatcttctgaaggaaggaaaaaggccTTTGGGACATGTTCCTCTCATCTAattgtagttttcttattttatggccCAGTCATTAGCATGTACCTTCAGCCTCCCTCTTCCACCTCAAGAGACCAGCCTAAGTTCATGGCTCTATTCTATGGAGTAGTGACCCCTACACTCAATCCCTTCATCTATACCCTAAGGAATAAGGATGTGAAAGGGGCATTAGGCAAAGTGATGTGGAGCATTTTCAGACCCAAGTGA
- the LOC113176609 gene encoding olfactory receptor 2B6-like: MTLINESHPEEFILLGFADHPWLELPLFVILLITYPMAMMGNLTIILVSKLDPHLHSPMYFFLTNLSFLDMCYTTSIVPQMLFNLGTSKKTISYLGCIVQLYFFSMMGGTECLLLALMSFDRYVAICRPLHYIFIMNQRVCVLLVSIVWLTGMIYAISEASVTVKLPLCGINKLDHLLCEIPVLIKAACGEKEANELTLSVVCILIGAVPLCLILASYASIGHAIFKIKSSEGRKKAFGTCSSHLIVVSLFYGPGISMYLQPLSSISRDQPKFMALFYGVMTPTLNPFIYTLRNKDVKGALGKLMSRIFSSK; encoded by the coding sequence ATGACTCTCATTAATGAAAGCCACCCAGAAGAGTTCATCCTATTAGGCTTTGCAGACCATCCTTGGCTAGAGCTTCCTCTATTTGTTATTCTTCTCATAACATACCCAATGGCCATGATGGGAAATTTAACCATTATTCTGGTGTCCAAGTTAGACCCCCATCTACACAgtcccatgtatttcttcctcacCAACCTCTCCTTCTTAGACATGTGTTACACCACAAGCATTGTGCCTCAGATGCTGTTTAACTTGGGAACTTCTAAGAAGACCATCAGTTATTTGGGGTGTATAGTTCAGCTTTATTTCTTCAGCATGATGGGGGGCACAGAATGTCTGCTCTTGGCTCTCATGTCTTTtgatcgctatgtggccatctgcagaCCTCTACACTACATCTTCATCATGAATCAGCGAGTCTGCGTCCTATTAGTATCCATTGTGTGGCTGACTGGAATGATCTATGCAATCTCTGAAGCTTCTGTTACAGTAAAGTTGCCACTGTGTGGCATCAATAAACTGGATCACTTGTTGTGTGAGATTCCAGTTCTGATAAAGGCTGCCTGTGGGGAAAAGGAGGCTAATGAGCTCACACTCTCTGTGGTATGCATTTTAATAGGGGCTGTTCCTCTGTGTTTAATTCTTGCCTCCTATGCTAGTATTGGACATgccatatttaaaatcaaatcttctgaaggaaggaaaaaggccTTTGGGACATGTTCATCTCATCTCATTGTAGTTTCCTTATTTTATGGCCCAGGCATTAGCATGTATCTTCAGCCTCTCTCTTCCATATCAAGGGACCAGCCTAAGTTCATGGCTCTCTTCTATGGAGTCATGACCCCTACACTTAATCCCTTCATCTATACCCTGAGGAATAAGGATGTGAAAGGGGCATTAGGCAAACTGATGAGCCGCATTTTCAGTTCCAAGTAA